A window of the Lolium perenne isolate Kyuss_39 chromosome 7, Kyuss_2.0, whole genome shotgun sequence genome harbors these coding sequences:
- the LOC127324160 gene encoding putative 1-phosphatidylinositol-3-phosphate 5-kinase FAB1C isoform X2 codes for MGVVEFSVLGAVQKFRALITGSTSPAANEEPRRASSPPLPPTPPRSGDVSPADSPPPAAARSGGRRAIAVRRQISSPQLLRCHAVRRADGEENDETGVQFFTPGNDYLHDFSDTESVSTANELNRSTTLSPLKSPTWMVWQNDGTQSSRRNGRFSLDSHGHGTNLYGSVTCSCVEGDTAEHPVDFDANIWCPPLPEDEDDDAESRLFGFDDEDDEVEVSSNLLALGCFNTNQTVGVGMLTEIAHKEGLRNAVLGHFRALVAQLLNGEGISVGNDDGSITWLEIVSTLSWQAASYVRPNTKKGGSMDPTDYVKIKCIASGDPIDSNLIRGVVCSKNLKHKRMISEHKNPKLLILGGALEYQRVTNKLASIDNILEQEKEHLRKIVGKIESRRPNVLLVERSVSSYAQELLEKGISLVLNVKRPLLERISRCTGAQIASSIDDIASARLGQCEMFKVQRVLEFPSGKQTNRRSTKTLMFFEGCPRRLGCTVLLRGSCREELKKIKRAVQLAVFAAYHLSLETSFFADEGATLPKVPSRPVIMVPDMRSDADYFAASAGVDVPYKLKQVQGDDSRIMLEENSVSPGSLSLNEEGKGIIFEHRESGSPVEHRESESPVEHMESESPVEQRGPESPVDHYLSHAIDSCGGCKIPPDLLDSDPRTSGKKCQEVGKWNHQTHHDFPARDLNDQTEFSGEYIPTTDNHQSILVSLSSTCIPKSLVCERPQLFRIKFYGSFDKPLGRYLREDLFDQAYCCQTCKEPSESHVRCYIHQHGSLTISVRRLLSQKLPGEHDGRIWMWHRCLKCEPKDGVPPATRRVILSDAAWGLSFGKFLELSFSNHATANRVASCGHSLQRDCLRFYGYGNMVAFFRYSPVDILSVNLPPSVLCFNCHSPQDWTKTVAVEIYGQMKSLHWEISDFLHRTEKSILIEDEPVKTGIQRQIIEMKDLLKMERNEYEILLLPVIRDSYLQASIDILELNRLRRGLILDAYLWDRRLCYIDSLLVTNGHVSKTNPAAEILLDIRLKEWTTDLLQVDTSIGKPTCLLHLPGSPKKFSGSPRKSLLSREGCLNDGEYSMPEKKLQIDLVDHPVDDTEDLDKVFSKFNGHNERPTTKAAIGMEPVERLPSLASIFSDNIDLAWTGSSELQYDLSEGFTNMDENGSFSLLENRSYKNAPVRIHSFDSTLASRKRERTGLAPTSLHLSSFRSAEYLGGLTSITKDPMPNIRRACSQRSPGAIEKLSVILTRTPTYISSVSHMVEDGARLLLPQIGNEDVVIAVYDDEPTSIVAYAMTSQEYVHQVTRKLNSSLSFSHLPNANEFRHGLEGSLPSQEDSLEYKGTHFKFSFDDETPLPADKAKFSVICYFEKHFAALRKKCCPKDIDYIRSLSRCKRWSAQGGKSNVYFARTLDERFIIKQVTKTELDSFVEFAPQYFKYLMESLTSGSPTCLAKIVGLYQVNVKGLKGGKEVKMDLMVMENLFFQRKIPKVYDLKGSLRSRYTSGDSKVLLDSNLIEALHTKPIFLGSRAKRRLERAVWNDTSFLASADVMDYSLLVGIDEEKKELVIGIIDYLRQYTWDKQLETWVKASGILGGPKNEAPTVISPLQYKKRFRKAMSKYFLTVPDQWTS; via the exons ATGGGAGTGGTGGAGTTCTCGGTCCTGGGGGCGGTGCAGAAGTTCCGAGCCCTCATCACCGGCTCCACGTCCCCCGCCGCCAATGAAGAACCCCGCCGGGCGAGCTCGCCGCCGCTGCCCCCGACGCCGCCGCGCAGCGGGGACGTGTCCCCAGCGGattcgccgccgcccgccgcggcGAGATCCGGAGGCAGGCGCGCCATCGCCGTCCGCCGTCAGATCTCCTCGCCGCAGCTCCTCCGCTGCCACGCTGTCAG GAGGGCAGATGGCGAGGAAAATGACGAGACCGGGGTTCAGTTTTTCACCCCAGGGAATGACTACTTACACGACTTCTCAGACACTGAGTCTGTGAGTACCGCTAACGAGCTCAACCGGTCTACAACCTTAAGCCCCTTGAAGAGCCCGACCTGGATGGTCTGGCAGAATGACGGCACGCAATCGTCCAGGAGAAACGGCCGTTTCAGCCTGGATTCTCATGGCCATGGTACTAATCTATATGGCAGTGTCACTTGCAGCTGCGTGGAAGGCGACACCGCTGAACATCCAGTTGACTTTGATGCCAATATTTGGTGCCCACCACTGCCAGAAGATGAGGATGATGACGCGGAGTCGAGACTATTTGGATTCGACGATGAGGATGATGAGGTTGAGGTGTCGAGCAATCTTCTTGCTCTTGGCTGCTTTAACACTAACCAAACAGTTGGTGTTGGCATGCTCACCGAGATAGCTCATAAAGAGGGCCTGAGGAATGCTGTACTTGGCCATTTTCGAGCTCTAGTGGCTCAGTTACTGAATGGAGAAGGTATTAGTGTGGGAAATGATGATGGTTCCATAACTTGGCTTGAGATAGTGTCCACCTTATCCTGGCAAGCTGCTAGTTATGTGAGACCAAATACAAAGAAAGGTGGCAGCATGGATCCTACTGATTATGTGAAGATCAAATGTATAGCATCCGGGGATCCGATTGATAG CAATCTTATTAGAGGAGTTGTTTGTTCCAAGAACTTAAAGCACAAACGCATGATCTCTGAGCATAAGAATCCGAAACTGCTCATTTTAGGAGGAGCACTTGAGTATCAGAGGGTCACTAATAAATTAGCGTCTATTGACAATATACTTGAACAG GAGAAGGAGCATCTGCGAAAGATTGTGGGAAAGATAGAATCTCGCCGACCAAATGTGCTGCTAGTTGAGAGAAGTGTCTCATCTTATGCCCAAGAGCTTTTGGAAAAAGGAATTTCATTAGTTTTAAATGTTAAGAGGCCGCTTTTGGAGAGGATATCAAGATGCACTGGAGCACAGATTGCCTCATCAATTGACGATATTGCTTCGGCAAGGCTAGGCCAATGTGAAATGTTCAAGGTGCAGAGAGTTCTGGAATTCCCATCAGGAAAGCAGACAAACAGGAGGTCAACAAAAACGCTGATGTTCTTTGAAGGCTGCCCAAGGCGTTTGGGCTGCACA GTTTTACTGAGAGGGTCCTGTAGGGAGGAACTAAAGAAAATTAAGCGTGCAGTCCAACTTGCAGTGTTTGCCGCTTATCACCTTTCTCTGGAAACATCATTCTTTGCTGATGAAGGAGCAACTCTTCCTAAAGTTCCTTCGAGGCCTGTGATAATGGTGCCAGATATGCGAAGTGATGCAGACTATTTTGCTGCATCTGCTGGTGTTGATGTGCCTTATAAACTCAAGCAAGTACAAGGCGATGATTCACGGATTATGCTTGAGGAAAATTCAGTCTCACCTGGTTCATTATCTTTGAATGAGGAAGGGAAAGGTATCATCTTCGAGCATAGAGAATCTGGATCTCCTGTTGAACACAGGGAATCTGAATCGCCTGTTGAGCACATGGAATCTGAATCGCCCGTTGAGCAAAGAGGACCTGAATCTCCTGTTGATCATTACTTATCCCATGCAATTGATTCATGCGGTGGGTGTAAAATACCTCCAGATTTATTGGATAGTGATCCAAGAACTTCAG GGAAGAAATGTCAAGAAGTAGGCAAGTGGAATCATCAAACACATCATGACTTTCCTGCAAGAGACCTGAATGACCAAACCGAGTTTTCTGGTGAATACATTCCTACTACTGACAACCATCAAAGCATCTTAGTTTCCCTGTCGAGCACTTGTATCCCCAAAAGTCTGGTATGTGAGCGTCCACAGCTCTTCCGCATAAAGTTTTACGGTAGCTTTGATAAGCCACTTGGGAGATACCTCCGGGAAGACTTATTTGATCAG GCATATTGCTGTCAAACATGTAAAGAACCATCTGAATCACATGTAAGGTGCTATATTCATCAACATGGGAGCTTAACAATTAGTGTTAGGCGTCTTCTGTCTCAGAAGTTGCCAGGTGAGCATGATGGCAGGATATGGATGTGGCATAGATGCCTCAAGTGTGAACCTAAGGATGGTGTACCACCTGCTACACGGAGGGTAATTTTGTCAGATGCTGCTTGGGGCCTGTCATTTGGGAAATTCTTGGAGCTAAGCTTTTCAAATCATGCTACTGCTAACCGAGTTGCAAGCTGTGGGCATTCTCTCCAGAGGGACTGTCTTCGTTTCTATGG ATACGGGAACATGGTGGCCTTCTTCAGATATTCTCCTGTTGATATTCTATCAGTTAACCTTCCCCCGTCGGTATTGTGTTTCAACTGTCACAGTCCACAAGACTGGACTAAAACGGTGGCAGTTGAG ATATATGGCCAAATGAAATCCTTACATTGGGAGATATCTGATTTTCTCCATCGCACTGAAAAGAGTATTCTAATTGAGGATGAACCGGTCAAGACTGGTATTCAAAGGCAGATAATTGAGATGAAGGATTTGCTCAAAATGGAAAGAAATGAATACGAG ATTTTGCTTTTACCAGTTATTAGAGATAGCTACTTGCAGGCATCAATTGATATTCTGGAGCTCAACCGCTTGAGGCGTGGTCTTATTCTTGATGCTTACCTTTGGGATCGTAGGCTATGTTACATAGATTCACTTCTTGTAACAAATGGTCATGTTTCAAAGACCAATCCTGCTGCAGAAATTCTCTTGGACATCAGGCTGAAGGAATGGACAACAGATTTGCTACAAGTGGATACAAGTATTGGGAAACCCACATGCTTGTTGCATTTACCAGGAAGTCCAAAAAAGTTTTCAGGAAGTCCAAGAAAATCTTTGTTATCCAGAGAAGGCTGCTTGAATGATGGCGAGTATAGTATGCCTGAGAAAAAATTGCAGATTGATCTGGTCGATCATCCTGTTGATGATACAGAAGATCTTGACAAGGTCTTCAGCAAATTCAACGGACACAATGAACGCCCAACTACTAAAGCTGCCATTGGTATGGAACCTGTTGAGCGGTTACCCTCACTTGCATCTATTTTTTCTGATAATATTGATTTGGCATGGACTGGATCTAGTGAGTTACAGTATGATCTTTCAGAAGGTTTCACCAACATGGATGAAAATGGATCCTTCAGTTTGTTGGAAAATCGAAGTTACAAGAATGCCCCAGTTAGAATTCATTCATTTGATTCTACACTGGCATCCCGTAAGCGAGAACGCACTGGATTAGCTCCTACTTCATTGCATCTGTCGTCCTTCAGATCTGCTGAGTACTTAGGGGGTTTAACAAGCATCACAAAAGATCCAATGCCAAACATAAGGAGGGCTTGTTCTCAAAGGTCACCTGGGGCCATAGAGAAACTAAGTGTTATTCTTACTCGTACACCCACGTATATCTCATCCGTTTCACATATGGTTGAAGATGGGGCACGCTTGCTCTTGCCCCAGATTGGCAATGAGGATGTTGTTATTGCAGTCTATGATGATGAACCCACCAGTATTGTTGCATACGCCATGACATCACAAGAATATGTGCATCAAGTCACACGGAAACTAAATTCATCTTTGAGTTTTTCACATCTTCCAAATGCCAACGAGTTCAGACATGGACTTGAGGGGTCCTTGCCCTCACAAGAAGACAGTCTGGAATATAAGGGAACTCATTTTAAGTTTTCTTTTGATGATGAAACTCCTCTTCCTGCAGATAAAGCAAAGTTCTCTGTGATTTGCTATTTTGAAAAGCATTTTGCTGCTCTTAGAAAGAAATGCTGTCCAAAGGATATTGATTACATCCGTTCACTGAGTCGCTGCAAGAGATGGTCTGCGCAAGGTGGGAAAAGCAATGTTTACTTTGCAAGGACACTGGATGAGAGGTTCATAATTAAACAAGTCACCAAGACAGAGCTGGACTCTTTTGTAGAATTTGCTCCTCAGTACTTCAAGTACTTAATGGAATCCTTGACGTCTGGTAGCCCAACTTGCCTGGCAAAAATAGTAGGCTTATATCAG GTTAATGTCAAGGGCTTGAAAGGTGGTAAGGAAGTAAAGATGGATCTGATGGTGATGGAGAATCTTTTCTTTCAAAGGAAGATACCTAAGGTGTATGATCTAAAAGGTTCATTACGGTCTCGTTACACATCTGGCGACAGTAAAGTCTTGTTAGATTCAAACCTCATAGAGGCATTGCATACAAAGCCTATATTCTTAGGGAGCCGGGCAAAACGAAGATTGGAAAGAGCTGTCTGGAATGATACTTCATTTCTTGCG TCAGCGGATGTCATGGACTACTCGCTTCTTGTTGGAATTGACGAGGAGAAGAAAGAACTTGTCATTGGCATCATCGATTACCTGCGCCAGTACACGTGGGACAAGCAGCTAGAGACCTGGGTGAAGGCATCAGGCATTCTAGGTGGCCCGAAGAATGAAGCCCCCACCGTCATATCTCCGTTGCAGTACAAGAAGAGGTTCAGGAAAGCCATGTCCAAGTACTTCCTCACCGTCCCTGACCAATGGACCTCTTAG
- the LOC127324160 gene encoding putative 1-phosphatidylinositol-3-phosphate 5-kinase FAB1C isoform X1 — MGVVEFSVLGAVQKFRALITGSTSPAANEEPRRASSPPLPPTPPRSGDVSPADSPPPAAARSGGRRAIAVRRQISSPQLLRCHAVRRADGEENDETGVQFFTPGNDYLHDFSDTESVSTANELNRSTTLSPLKSPTWMVWQNDGTQSSRRNGRFSLDSHGHGTNLYGSVTCSCVEGDTAEHPVDFDANIWCPPLPEDEDDDAESRLFGFDDEDDEVEVSSNLLALGCFNTNQTVGVGMLTEIAHKEGLRNAVLGHFRALVAQLLNGEGISVGNDDGSITWLEIVSTLSWQAASYVRPNTKKGGSMDPTDYVKIKCIASGDPIDSNLIRGVVCSKNLKHKRMISEHKNPKLLILGGALEYQRVTNKLASIDNILEQEKEHLRKIVGKIESRRPNVLLVERSVSSYAQELLEKGISLVLNVKRPLLERISRCTGAQIASSIDDIASARLGQCEMFKVQRVLEFPSGKQTNRRSTKTLMFFEGCPRRLGCTVLLRGSCREELKKIKRAVQLAVFAAYHLSLETSFFADEGATLPKVPSRPVIMVPDMRSDADYFAASAGVDVPYKLKQVQGDDSRIMLEENSVSPGSLSLNEEGKGIIFEHRESGSPVEHRESESPVEHMESESPVEQRGPESPVDHYLSHAIDSCGGCKIPPDLLDSDPRTSGTVMQFQYLYYSALYRIANNNNQHVVPGKKCQEVGKWNHQTHHDFPARDLNDQTEFSGEYIPTTDNHQSILVSLSSTCIPKSLVCERPQLFRIKFYGSFDKPLGRYLREDLFDQAYCCQTCKEPSESHVRCYIHQHGSLTISVRRLLSQKLPGEHDGRIWMWHRCLKCEPKDGVPPATRRVILSDAAWGLSFGKFLELSFSNHATANRVASCGHSLQRDCLRFYGYGNMVAFFRYSPVDILSVNLPPSVLCFNCHSPQDWTKTVAVEIYGQMKSLHWEISDFLHRTEKSILIEDEPVKTGIQRQIIEMKDLLKMERNEYEILLLPVIRDSYLQASIDILELNRLRRGLILDAYLWDRRLCYIDSLLVTNGHVSKTNPAAEILLDIRLKEWTTDLLQVDTSIGKPTCLLHLPGSPKKFSGSPRKSLLSREGCLNDGEYSMPEKKLQIDLVDHPVDDTEDLDKVFSKFNGHNERPTTKAAIGMEPVERLPSLASIFSDNIDLAWTGSSELQYDLSEGFTNMDENGSFSLLENRSYKNAPVRIHSFDSTLASRKRERTGLAPTSLHLSSFRSAEYLGGLTSITKDPMPNIRRACSQRSPGAIEKLSVILTRTPTYISSVSHMVEDGARLLLPQIGNEDVVIAVYDDEPTSIVAYAMTSQEYVHQVTRKLNSSLSFSHLPNANEFRHGLEGSLPSQEDSLEYKGTHFKFSFDDETPLPADKAKFSVICYFEKHFAALRKKCCPKDIDYIRSLSRCKRWSAQGGKSNVYFARTLDERFIIKQVTKTELDSFVEFAPQYFKYLMESLTSGSPTCLAKIVGLYQVNVKGLKGGKEVKMDLMVMENLFFQRKIPKVYDLKGSLRSRYTSGDSKVLLDSNLIEALHTKPIFLGSRAKRRLERAVWNDTSFLASADVMDYSLLVGIDEEKKELVIGIIDYLRQYTWDKQLETWVKASGILGGPKNEAPTVISPLQYKKRFRKAMSKYFLTVPDQWTS, encoded by the exons ATGGGAGTGGTGGAGTTCTCGGTCCTGGGGGCGGTGCAGAAGTTCCGAGCCCTCATCACCGGCTCCACGTCCCCCGCCGCCAATGAAGAACCCCGCCGGGCGAGCTCGCCGCCGCTGCCCCCGACGCCGCCGCGCAGCGGGGACGTGTCCCCAGCGGattcgccgccgcccgccgcggcGAGATCCGGAGGCAGGCGCGCCATCGCCGTCCGCCGTCAGATCTCCTCGCCGCAGCTCCTCCGCTGCCACGCTGTCAG GAGGGCAGATGGCGAGGAAAATGACGAGACCGGGGTTCAGTTTTTCACCCCAGGGAATGACTACTTACACGACTTCTCAGACACTGAGTCTGTGAGTACCGCTAACGAGCTCAACCGGTCTACAACCTTAAGCCCCTTGAAGAGCCCGACCTGGATGGTCTGGCAGAATGACGGCACGCAATCGTCCAGGAGAAACGGCCGTTTCAGCCTGGATTCTCATGGCCATGGTACTAATCTATATGGCAGTGTCACTTGCAGCTGCGTGGAAGGCGACACCGCTGAACATCCAGTTGACTTTGATGCCAATATTTGGTGCCCACCACTGCCAGAAGATGAGGATGATGACGCGGAGTCGAGACTATTTGGATTCGACGATGAGGATGATGAGGTTGAGGTGTCGAGCAATCTTCTTGCTCTTGGCTGCTTTAACACTAACCAAACAGTTGGTGTTGGCATGCTCACCGAGATAGCTCATAAAGAGGGCCTGAGGAATGCTGTACTTGGCCATTTTCGAGCTCTAGTGGCTCAGTTACTGAATGGAGAAGGTATTAGTGTGGGAAATGATGATGGTTCCATAACTTGGCTTGAGATAGTGTCCACCTTATCCTGGCAAGCTGCTAGTTATGTGAGACCAAATACAAAGAAAGGTGGCAGCATGGATCCTACTGATTATGTGAAGATCAAATGTATAGCATCCGGGGATCCGATTGATAG CAATCTTATTAGAGGAGTTGTTTGTTCCAAGAACTTAAAGCACAAACGCATGATCTCTGAGCATAAGAATCCGAAACTGCTCATTTTAGGAGGAGCACTTGAGTATCAGAGGGTCACTAATAAATTAGCGTCTATTGACAATATACTTGAACAG GAGAAGGAGCATCTGCGAAAGATTGTGGGAAAGATAGAATCTCGCCGACCAAATGTGCTGCTAGTTGAGAGAAGTGTCTCATCTTATGCCCAAGAGCTTTTGGAAAAAGGAATTTCATTAGTTTTAAATGTTAAGAGGCCGCTTTTGGAGAGGATATCAAGATGCACTGGAGCACAGATTGCCTCATCAATTGACGATATTGCTTCGGCAAGGCTAGGCCAATGTGAAATGTTCAAGGTGCAGAGAGTTCTGGAATTCCCATCAGGAAAGCAGACAAACAGGAGGTCAACAAAAACGCTGATGTTCTTTGAAGGCTGCCCAAGGCGTTTGGGCTGCACA GTTTTACTGAGAGGGTCCTGTAGGGAGGAACTAAAGAAAATTAAGCGTGCAGTCCAACTTGCAGTGTTTGCCGCTTATCACCTTTCTCTGGAAACATCATTCTTTGCTGATGAAGGAGCAACTCTTCCTAAAGTTCCTTCGAGGCCTGTGATAATGGTGCCAGATATGCGAAGTGATGCAGACTATTTTGCTGCATCTGCTGGTGTTGATGTGCCTTATAAACTCAAGCAAGTACAAGGCGATGATTCACGGATTATGCTTGAGGAAAATTCAGTCTCACCTGGTTCATTATCTTTGAATGAGGAAGGGAAAGGTATCATCTTCGAGCATAGAGAATCTGGATCTCCTGTTGAACACAGGGAATCTGAATCGCCTGTTGAGCACATGGAATCTGAATCGCCCGTTGAGCAAAGAGGACCTGAATCTCCTGTTGATCATTACTTATCCCATGCAATTGATTCATGCGGTGGGTGTAAAATACCTCCAGATTTATTGGATAGTGATCCAAGAACTTCAGGTACTGTGATGCAGTTTCAGTATTTGTATTACTCTGCATTGTATCGCATTGCAAACAATAACAATCAACATGTGGTACCAGGGAAGAAATGTCAAGAAGTAGGCAAGTGGAATCATCAAACACATCATGACTTTCCTGCAAGAGACCTGAATGACCAAACCGAGTTTTCTGGTGAATACATTCCTACTACTGACAACCATCAAAGCATCTTAGTTTCCCTGTCGAGCACTTGTATCCCCAAAAGTCTGGTATGTGAGCGTCCACAGCTCTTCCGCATAAAGTTTTACGGTAGCTTTGATAAGCCACTTGGGAGATACCTCCGGGAAGACTTATTTGATCAG GCATATTGCTGTCAAACATGTAAAGAACCATCTGAATCACATGTAAGGTGCTATATTCATCAACATGGGAGCTTAACAATTAGTGTTAGGCGTCTTCTGTCTCAGAAGTTGCCAGGTGAGCATGATGGCAGGATATGGATGTGGCATAGATGCCTCAAGTGTGAACCTAAGGATGGTGTACCACCTGCTACACGGAGGGTAATTTTGTCAGATGCTGCTTGGGGCCTGTCATTTGGGAAATTCTTGGAGCTAAGCTTTTCAAATCATGCTACTGCTAACCGAGTTGCAAGCTGTGGGCATTCTCTCCAGAGGGACTGTCTTCGTTTCTATGG ATACGGGAACATGGTGGCCTTCTTCAGATATTCTCCTGTTGATATTCTATCAGTTAACCTTCCCCCGTCGGTATTGTGTTTCAACTGTCACAGTCCACAAGACTGGACTAAAACGGTGGCAGTTGAG ATATATGGCCAAATGAAATCCTTACATTGGGAGATATCTGATTTTCTCCATCGCACTGAAAAGAGTATTCTAATTGAGGATGAACCGGTCAAGACTGGTATTCAAAGGCAGATAATTGAGATGAAGGATTTGCTCAAAATGGAAAGAAATGAATACGAG ATTTTGCTTTTACCAGTTATTAGAGATAGCTACTTGCAGGCATCAATTGATATTCTGGAGCTCAACCGCTTGAGGCGTGGTCTTATTCTTGATGCTTACCTTTGGGATCGTAGGCTATGTTACATAGATTCACTTCTTGTAACAAATGGTCATGTTTCAAAGACCAATCCTGCTGCAGAAATTCTCTTGGACATCAGGCTGAAGGAATGGACAACAGATTTGCTACAAGTGGATACAAGTATTGGGAAACCCACATGCTTGTTGCATTTACCAGGAAGTCCAAAAAAGTTTTCAGGAAGTCCAAGAAAATCTTTGTTATCCAGAGAAGGCTGCTTGAATGATGGCGAGTATAGTATGCCTGAGAAAAAATTGCAGATTGATCTGGTCGATCATCCTGTTGATGATACAGAAGATCTTGACAAGGTCTTCAGCAAATTCAACGGACACAATGAACGCCCAACTACTAAAGCTGCCATTGGTATGGAACCTGTTGAGCGGTTACCCTCACTTGCATCTATTTTTTCTGATAATATTGATTTGGCATGGACTGGATCTAGTGAGTTACAGTATGATCTTTCAGAAGGTTTCACCAACATGGATGAAAATGGATCCTTCAGTTTGTTGGAAAATCGAAGTTACAAGAATGCCCCAGTTAGAATTCATTCATTTGATTCTACACTGGCATCCCGTAAGCGAGAACGCACTGGATTAGCTCCTACTTCATTGCATCTGTCGTCCTTCAGATCTGCTGAGTACTTAGGGGGTTTAACAAGCATCACAAAAGATCCAATGCCAAACATAAGGAGGGCTTGTTCTCAAAGGTCACCTGGGGCCATAGAGAAACTAAGTGTTATTCTTACTCGTACACCCACGTATATCTCATCCGTTTCACATATGGTTGAAGATGGGGCACGCTTGCTCTTGCCCCAGATTGGCAATGAGGATGTTGTTATTGCAGTCTATGATGATGAACCCACCAGTATTGTTGCATACGCCATGACATCACAAGAATATGTGCATCAAGTCACACGGAAACTAAATTCATCTTTGAGTTTTTCACATCTTCCAAATGCCAACGAGTTCAGACATGGACTTGAGGGGTCCTTGCCCTCACAAGAAGACAGTCTGGAATATAAGGGAACTCATTTTAAGTTTTCTTTTGATGATGAAACTCCTCTTCCTGCAGATAAAGCAAAGTTCTCTGTGATTTGCTATTTTGAAAAGCATTTTGCTGCTCTTAGAAAGAAATGCTGTCCAAAGGATATTGATTACATCCGTTCACTGAGTCGCTGCAAGAGATGGTCTGCGCAAGGTGGGAAAAGCAATGTTTACTTTGCAAGGACACTGGATGAGAGGTTCATAATTAAACAAGTCACCAAGACAGAGCTGGACTCTTTTGTAGAATTTGCTCCTCAGTACTTCAAGTACTTAATGGAATCCTTGACGTCTGGTAGCCCAACTTGCCTGGCAAAAATAGTAGGCTTATATCAG GTTAATGTCAAGGGCTTGAAAGGTGGTAAGGAAGTAAAGATGGATCTGATGGTGATGGAGAATCTTTTCTTTCAAAGGAAGATACCTAAGGTGTATGATCTAAAAGGTTCATTACGGTCTCGTTACACATCTGGCGACAGTAAAGTCTTGTTAGATTCAAACCTCATAGAGGCATTGCATACAAAGCCTATATTCTTAGGGAGCCGGGCAAAACGAAGATTGGAAAGAGCTGTCTGGAATGATACTTCATTTCTTGCG TCAGCGGATGTCATGGACTACTCGCTTCTTGTTGGAATTGACGAGGAGAAGAAAGAACTTGTCATTGGCATCATCGATTACCTGCGCCAGTACACGTGGGACAAGCAGCTAGAGACCTGGGTGAAGGCATCAGGCATTCTAGGTGGCCCGAAGAATGAAGCCCCCACCGTCATATCTCCGTTGCAGTACAAGAAGAGGTTCAGGAAAGCCATGTCCAAGTACTTCCTCACCGTCCCTGACCAATGGACCTCTTAG